The following are from one region of the Nicotiana tabacum cultivar K326 chromosome 3, ASM71507v2, whole genome shotgun sequence genome:
- the LOC142177048 gene encoding uncharacterized protein LOC142177048 produces the protein MEIYAKAYDVNVWRVIKKGNYPLSVAAQPPTDPEDIDEYTYEKMAVVQINNKVRNLLNNAISGEEYEKISSCDTTKKMWDKLEVTYEGTSKVKETHINMLVHDYELFQMKEGESIEEMFAKFSKIISYLKAFGKPHSSGDQVRKILRSLPPTTWQTKVKTSQEEKKKIIAFKATTEQAENDIDDNPEAFQEEIAMVSRNMDGLMRRYRNARRGRIPPKRTRQYNEEDKNDGKCYECGRFGHVQAECPDLKRKVSRGFYKNESFGSWSDEDSLEHEEIANLCFMTILENDMNKLSGCCTDEDTSDDECKDDN, from the exons ATGGAAATATATGCAAAGGCTTATGATGTCAACGTCTGGAGAGTTATCAAAAAGGGGAACTACCCTTTGTCGGTTGCTGCTCAACCACCTACTGATCCTGaagatatagatgaatatacataTGAGAAAATGGCAGTTGTGCAAATTAATAATAAGGTAAGGAATCTACTTAATAATGCTATAAGTGGTGAGGAATATGAGAAAATCTCCAGTTGCGATACAACCAAAAAGATGTGGGATAAACTTGAAGTTACGTATGAAGGAACCAGTAAAGTGAAAGAAACCCATATCAACATGTTGGTTCATGACTACGAACTCTTCCaaatgaaagaaggagaatccaTTGAAGAGATGTTTGCCAAATTTAGTAAAATCATTAGCTATCTAAAAGCTTTTGGCAAACCACACTCAAGTGGTGATCAAGTTAGGAAAATTCTTAGAAGTCTACCACCCACTACTTGGCAGACAAAAGTG AAAACAAgtcaggaagaaaagaaaaaaataattgctTTCAAGGCCACAACTGAACAAGCAGAAAATGATATTGATGACAATCCTGAAGCTTTTCAAGAAGAAATTGCCATGGTATCAAGGAATATGGATGGTTTAATGAGGAGATACAGGAATGCAAGAAGAGGCAGGATACCACCCAAGCGAACTAGGCAATATAATGAAGAAgacaaaaatgatggaaaatgctaTGAGTGTGGAAGATTTGGGCATGTTCAAGCTGAATGTCCTGATCttaaaagaaaagtttccagaGGTTTTTATAAGAACGAATCATTTGGAAGTTGGAGTGATGAAGACAGTTTAGAACACGAAGAGATAGCAAATCTTTGCTTCATGACAATTCTGGAAAACGACATGAACAAACTCTCGGGGTGTTGTACAGATGAGGACACTTCAGATGATGAATGCAAAGACGACAATTAG